Proteins encoded in a region of the Diospyros lotus cultivar Yz01 chromosome 9, ASM1463336v1, whole genome shotgun sequence genome:
- the LOC127810590 gene encoding protein STIG1-like, translating into MESSRVLFVLLAVAVMATAITTAAPDFHYVHKTSRFLDETPTRRPPPMTCDKDHKVCAAGTLCCGKRCVNLMADKFNCGKCGKSCGYPDICCKGVCVNPNVNNKHCGRCNNECEKGSSCAYGMCSYG; encoded by the coding sequence ATGGAGTCATCCAGGGTTTTGTTCGTCCTGCTAGCAGTGGCGGTGATGGCCACAGCCATTACTACTGCAGCCCCAGACTTCCATTATGTCCACAAAACCAGCCGGTTTCTCGACGAAACCCCAACGCGCAGGCCTCCTCCCATGACATGTGACAAGGACCATAAGGTTTGTGCCGCCGGTACTCTCTGTTGCGGCAAACGGTGTGTGAACCTGATGGCGGATAAGTTCAACTGTGGGAAGTGTGGAAAGAGTTGTGGGTACCCGGACATATGCTGCAAAGGAGTGTGCGTGAACCCAAATGTGAACAACAAGCACTGTGGCCGCTGCAACAACGAGTGTGAGAAGGGAAGCTCATGTGCTTATGGGATGTGCAGCTATGGTTAA